Within Odontesthes bonariensis isolate fOdoBon6 chromosome 16, fOdoBon6.hap1, whole genome shotgun sequence, the genomic segment CTTCAATGACAATTTTTATTCTGGTAATTTCACCATTGAGTTAGTTTTTACTGAAGGGTCTGTATGTTTGCCTCACAGCACTAGTTCAAATGCTGGCTGGTTCCTgtttgtgtggagtttgcatgttctccccgtacattcatcatttcatcatttattatttatttatttcattacttCACCGTGTGCAAAAACCCGGTCATGtgcaacaacaataatatttagctactgagtagcattgtaaagactgtttattgtttattgtattttatattgAGATTTTtccttatcttattcttattcatctttctttttttttctgtaacgaGGGCATTGCAAAaaaggaatttcccgcaagggattaataaagtaattctgattctgattctgatgtatGGGTATTTCTGGCTGCTTCCcgctgtccaaaaacatgcatgttagattaATTGGTGATTGACCCTTGGAATGAGCTCTGTGTTGTCTCTGTCATGGTCTACCTTGCCTTCTATCCAATAGCAGCTGGGATAGATCCCCCTCCCCACACCTGAGGAAGTGTGTTTGGTAAATGCGTGGATGAATTTGAACATTTTTGACCTTGCCTTTCAAACTCAGTAATGACATTATGAGGCTGAAGCAAACGACACAAAACCTTTTTGATTAACAATGCGCTGATGAAATGTCACTACATTTCCTAATTTCGTGTGCATCAGTGGTTCTTTGCACACTGATAAAATTAAAGTTTTAAAGGGTCGTTTGTGATATGATTTTTGGGTTTGAGTGTCAAGAGATGTTGCATTAAAGTTTTTCGTAAGTTAATATTTTAAGAGTTCACAGAGTTACTTTTGAATTCAATTCACAATTGGTTGTCACATTATCAAAGGCAGGTGCACGCAGAAAAGACTTTGCTTGTCAAATTTACACATTCACTgtgaaaaaaaaccttcatATTACATGTAAAACTTGTCATACTTACTTGCATATATCATTTTGAACAAAACTGTTAGCTGAACATTATATTTTAGTTGATGTACCAAGCAATATCACACCAATATCACTCTGTGTCCCTGAAAGTTCATCCCTGATAGCTGAAAGGTCTTGTTTAGCAAAGGGTAACATCTTTGTGTCTGACTGTAAAGGAAGGGCTGCTTTGGACTGTTTCCACCACATACAAAAACCCCCAGCCAGTGTGAGCTCACAGCCAGCTCCACCATGTTGCCACAacaacagatgacagataaGGACAGCTGAGACAGTGGAGCTGCTGGATGGACCTGTTTTGTTCTTCAAAAGGCTCCAACATTCACCATTCTCTTCTTACATTCACTTGCTGCTTTACAACAGTGTAAGTCCATGTCAGTATCACAGTTCAAATTCACGCTGAAatcagacaaaagaaaaatccGAGTTCAAATTCCTGAAATATGTACTCATATCATcaaaactacaaaaacgcaGAATGGGTTCATGGAGATTGTGACCACAGGTGTATTGAGGTGTAAGTACCCttcaaggtgaggctgcgtttcagttttatgcccctaaaatctggaacagtcttccagaagatgtgagacaggcctcaactctgacaatgtttaaatccaggctgaaaacagttctgtttagctgtgcatatgacacctgaaagtattttatctgcactcttcacttttaaatgaattaattaatgactattgtaatgggtttttaaaaaaaaaaagtattattattttttatttatttatttatttatttattaattattttattgccttcttgtgattttatgtagctgtgaagcactttgaattgccttgtgtacaaattgtgctctataaataaaatagccttgccttgcctaagtAGCATTTGGACTGAGCTTATACTACTGTATATTCTTACCTGTGAAATTTGGCAAGTATATTTGTACCTTAAAATCCAGATTACTCTTATGGCTGGTGACGGAAGTCCTTTTTTGCTCTGCAGTGTCAGCAACACAACATTTGTCTCACGTCTCTATCCGAATTCCGAACCCTCCAGCTCACAGCAGAACGAGGACGACCCCTGCTAGCTGAGGGGCAGTTTGTCAGCAGTATGGGAGGCAGCAGAACAACGCTGTCAAccaccacagcagcagccatacCAACCAGCAGGTAGGACAACATGCTATGTGACTAAATGAGTAACCAACTTCTCAGTCTCTCAAAATAAAATTCTTCCATAAAGCACCTTCAAGCGGAATAAAGaaacatttatttacaaaagGAAGACAGCTTCTACATTACATACTCATCTGTATCACCATGTCCAATATCTTATTATATTATCATCTAAATGTATTATAATTATAATGTTTTAATATATCATTATTGATGATAATTATGATCTTGAAAAAGTGTAACAACAGTATTTTACCATATAATACACAAAGGATCAAATAAATCAAACCATTATTGAttggaggcaaaaaaaaatcaaatgacaaaGATGAATCCAAGtctaaatctattttttttaccttcacaATTGATAATGCAATTACATCATTCTTTTGAAAGCTTTTGGCCATAATAATTGTGTTGTGAAAATCAAGGATATCCAACCATGATGCACCACTGCAATTCGCATCACAGACTGATACTTTTGAGTTGGAGCGGCCATGAAATTTACATTCAGTTGTGTTCATTGTTTGcatctttaaagaagcattctCATATtcaagtggggaaaaaaagtaatcGCAAAAGTATGAATTAAATATGAATTAAGCACATAACAGCATTTAGACCATTAGGAGTCACTAATAAGGACCAAAACATATAGAGAGTTACCATAGGCCTCCACTGGCACTGATGAACATTCTAGTACAGTAACCTAACTTGAGATTTAAAATCCTCATTGAATtaggaggaggccccggggaagacccaggacacgttggagagactgtttctcggctggcctgggaacgcctcggggtccccccagaagagctggaggaagtggccggggacagggacgtctgggtttctctgctcaagctgctgcccccgcgacccgatccccggagcagcggaagatgatggatggatggaattagAGTTGAAGTTTTTTTAATCTTCAACTCTAATCTTCAATTAGAGTTGAAGATTAATCTGATTGTGCATAGTTGACCTGTGATATATAGGTGTATATCACCTATACACCTGATTGTGTATAGGTGATATTTACCTATTACCTATACACAAATATCTGTCCCAACAGTgacaagtaaaaagtaaaaagtaaaaaagaaaaaagaaaaaaaagaaactcttgAAATTGTGCTCCTCCCACATGACTATAAATTCAGACATAGACACTGAATGATCAGGCCTGTTGAGCTGCCCAAACACCCGGGCTTACTTTTTCACATAAAACATATACATGTGAgctgtttcatgtgaaatttgaaaatcaatataaaacaaaatagAAGAATAACAAAAATATTCAGATTGAATTTTTTAAATGCCCGTTTTTCAAGCtatgattaatttttttataactaaaaaaaaaaattggaaatcactttttacacGATTGAATATAAAAATAGTCTTGAATCAGGGGTCACTGCTGTGATGAGACATTGTTTGGCATAACATCTCGACATACTAATATAACGATTGAGCCTTACATCAAACAGCGGTAATAATTTATGCCTCTGCTTCTCATATAGCCCTCCTCcatattcagttttttttcatgttgttgCTACTGAGGGCTGGATCGTTGCTAACTTGTACTTTGTCAAAAAAGTTGAAATCTGCTACATAGCAACCTCCCGTGGTGCTGAACAGCACCGGCATGAACTCATAGCCCCACAGGATCTCCTGGGGTATGTAGGAGGTGCGGCTCTGACATGTGGCTGCCGTCGACTCCATGGTGGCATTGAGGGTTATGAGCAGCTCAAATTCTCGCGTTTCCAGGTTTTCTGCGGTCAATCCTGCCAGGGGGCTGTGCTCATCTAAAACATGGTAGAAGGTGAGCGGGAGGATGAGGAAAGGGCACTCTCCACTCGAGTCCATGCAGAAATCCACAGAGCTCTGGTGAATTTGTGTCTGCTCGCCTTCTTCTGTAACATATGAGCGAAGTAGCTTTCCTGTCAGCTGACATTGGATCAGAAGGCTCTTTCTCATGTTTGCCACCCTCACCATCAGACACAGTTTGCCCTGGTGCCGGCAGATCACAGCCTCCTGGCTGAACTTGATGGTTTCTGCTCGCTTCTTGGGCCGAGCTAGTTTGGCCAGAAAGGCACCGGTGACAAAGATCTCAGCCAGGCCGGTGATGACGAGCTGAGCCACCAGAGTGAAGATGGCCAGAGGACACTCTTCAGAGATATAACGAAAGCCATAACCAATGGTGGTCTGTGACTCCAAAGAGAACAGGAAGGCTCCAGTGAGCGTCTCTACATTCATCACGCAGGGCACATGGGTGGAATTAGCCCCAGCCTCAAAGTCTCCATTGCCCATGCcaataaagtaaaagaagaCCCCAAAGATGAACCAGGTCATGACGAAGGTGGAGGCAAACAGAGTGAGTTTGTAACGCCACTTCATGTCCACCACTGTAGTCCAGATGTCGTGCAGGTACAGCTTGACCATGCCTTCCACATTGTCGATCCGCACATTGTTGTGACCATCCTTGGACACAATCCTTCGCTGGACCGCTTTCTTCCTGCTTGCCATGTTCCTCTAGTCAAATTAAAACAACTTATGACTTCTGAGGTTTTAGTTTGGCTTTGCAGATAGAGTAGCtgacaaaagacacaaaaaagacAAGATTAATATCGCACCTAGATCCACTGCACCAGTCAAATGGTCTTTCTATAACTTTAGTATAGAATGATATTGGAAATATCAAAACTATGACCTAACTCACAAGAAATGATGTGCCAAGTAGAAAGATTATTTAGAAGTTTACCTTGGTGACTGCTTTCTGCTCTGTTGTCAACATTTTAACCAGCTTCATGAGGTTGTAACCTGGAATAGTTTCCaagtaacaggtgcagctggtTATGGACATACTTTTCAAACTGCACCTGAGATTATTTGTGGTGTGTTGACACAGTGTTGGTATGCAGTTAATGggcatatatatcaattatagtTTAACTATTACAATTCAAGTTCAgtcaaaaaaaatgtaaattgtgATGATCAGAAGGACTACTGCAAGAACAAAGCAGAGTTCCTTCTGCAGTAAAGAGGTTtatcacatttttaaatgattCTGACTGCAGGGTAGGAAATCCAGCTAATGTGTGAGAATGCAAAGAAGCCAACGCTTCATGAAGCTGGTGCAGACAAAGAAGAGAGAAGTTTTTCAAATCTAAAatgtattttgtgttgtttacactttttctatgtttgtctgaCTTGGTTCTGTATAGATATTACTGGTAATTTGATAAGAAATTTGTTTGTTGAAATTCTGCTGCAATAAATGAACACTGATTCTGGAGCTCAGTTTTACTTGGTTACAGTCTCACGCAAAAGAATGTTCCTCAGGTTGAAGGTTACCAGCATTACCAAGTACTTCAATATTTCTTTTCTACAGTCAATGATTATATTTAATGACTAATATTTTCAACATCAAATTGTTAGAGAATGAATAATAAAATGCTTTTCACATGTGAACATATCAGTCACATTAATCTACAGATTTCTAACAGTTAACAGTCACCTGGGTCTTTTCTCTGCCTTGAGTGCATTTTAAAAGCACTTAAAGATTGCTAGCTTACGAGCTAATGTGAAGCTGCTATATAGCTGTTTGGATTtaatgaagaaaagaagaagaattcagTGGTTAAATTTGTTGTGATAAATTTGTGAGTGATATGAGACAACACCTTTAaacacacaaatgaacaactttttttttcatatttgtgtttagCAAAAGGCAAGCTTTGTGCTTTTTAGGACAGAAATGCACCGCTTTATATTCAATTCACCTTACTTGAAACAAGAAACATAAGAATGCACAACATAGGATTTTGTCAGTGTTGGATAGCTAATAGTACTTATTTCGGCTGATACAGATATTACAAAATTGGCTATTATTTTGTCTACAATTTGTAATGGTCCACTGGGAGAAGCGGACATAAGATATAGGCTACAGGTGCTTTCAAAATGTACACAACTTAACTGGGCAAAATAACAAcctaaaataacataaaaacaaTCTTTGGGGCAAAAATAGCATCATTTTCAAACCAGATGGTAAGCTTCTATTTTAAAGGGTAATTTTCCTGAATTGCCACGACCAGGAGAATTTGACTGTTTTCAAAAATTATCAAGATTTAGACTGAAAGTCTTTAATAGCTGATTCCAAAGATGCGCTATCATCATACAAACATTATCTCGTTTAGAAATACGCAATACATGCCCTCAGTGTTGGGATAGTTACTCAAAAAAAGTCATTAGTTACTTATTACTAGTTACTTCTGAAAATTGTAATGAAATTACTTTACTAGTTACTGCATTTGAAAAGTAACTTAATTGCttattactttactttactgtttCTTAATAAAGCGTTAAGGTATGCACAAACATCATTGCCCCATCTTCACTTGGTATTTATTGTATAATATAAAATGGCATTTAAACCACATAGAACAATGCCTCACAGAAAAATCAACTAAAAAGGATAAAGGAGGCTAATGTGAGGTCAGTCCGTTTCAAAACACAGGCTTTGCGACACATGAGAACAAAAATCtcaatgtaaaaatgtaaaaaacaaaggTCACTTTACCCCATACAATTAAAACAGGGATGCACTTATGCCCATGATGCCCTAACATCAGAGGTAATGGGCACTGCAGAACTGAGGAAAAACAGGGACATAtccaaaaaaatgaagaaaaataaaatcatatttTGCTTTTGGGAAGAAATTCTTTGGGCCCTAGCTGTCTCAtgacatttatatttttttacaaacaaGAAATAAACTTAACACAGTAAGCTAACTGGCATGGAGTAGAATTCTAGTAGAATACTGGAGGAAGTATAAAAGTCATAAATCAAGTAATTTCACAATCAGAGAGACC encodes:
- the kcnj15 gene encoding ATP-sensitive inward rectifier potassium channel 15; amino-acid sequence: MASRKKAVQRRIVSKDGHNNVRIDNVEGMVKLYLHDIWTTVVDMKWRYKLTLFASTFVMTWFIFGVFFYFIGMGNGDFEAGANSTHVPCVMNVETLTGAFLFSLESQTTIGYGFRYISEECPLAIFTLVAQLVITGLAEIFVTGAFLAKLARPKKRAETIKFSQEAVICRHQGKLCLMVRVANMRKSLLIQCQLTGKLLRSYVTEEGEQTQIHQSSVDFCMDSSGECPFLILPLTFYHVLDEHSPLAGLTAENLETREFELLITLNATMESTAATCQSRTSYIPQEILWGYEFMPVLFSTTGGCYVADFNFFDKVQVSNDPALSSNNMKKN